The sequence CATGGAGCAGGCGCTGCGAGAAGCCGGCGCCCGCTTCCAGCGCATGACCGAACGTGTGGCCGAGATTGAGCAAGGCGCGGTCGCCCGTCTCCTTCTCGTCGCGGCTGACCACGGCGGCCTTGGAGGCGCAACTGGTGGCGATGGCCTCGATGCGCTCCGCCCCGCCGCGGAACACCGCTTCCCAGCGCCGCTCCAGCCAGCCGAAGAACGGGGCGTTGTCGATCAGCCCGTATTTGGCGACTTCGGCATAGCCGGAACGGAACTCCCGCAGCGGCAGCGTGTCGAGCGCGCCGGTGTCGGCGAGCACGAGAATCGGCTGGTGGAAGGCACCGACCAGATTCTTGCCGTGGCGCGAATTGATGCCGGTCTTGCCGCCGACGGAAGAATCGACCTGCGCCAGCAGGCTGGTCGGGGCCTGGACGAAATCGACGCCGCGCCGCAGCGCTGCCGCCGCGAAGCCGGCGAGATCGCCGACCACGCCGCCGCCCAGCGCCAGCACGAGGTCGCGCCGCTCAATGCGGGCGGCGAGCAGCGCGTCCACCACCTGCTCGAACACGGCGAAGCACTTCGACTTCTCGCCGGGCTCGACGAGGATCGGTGTCGGGGTGAGGCCGGCCTCGCGCAGCGAGGCCTCGACCACGCCGAGATGGCGGTCGGCGACGTTGCTGTCGGTGACGATGCCAATGCGGGCGCCGGGCCGTAGCGCGGCGATGCGCGCGCCGGCTTCTGCCAGCAGACCGGGGCCGATGACGATGTCATAGGAGCGATCGCCGAGCCCGACGCTGAGCTGGGTGCGGTCGGCGGCCAAAGGGGTGGCTTGCTTGTTCACGTCTCGTCTCCCGATCCCGGCACGGCGAGATGGCCGATCAGGGCCTCGATCACCGTGTCGACCATCACTTCCTGCGGCACGTCATGCGATACCACGGTGAGGTCCGCGCCCGCATAGACGGGGTAGCGCTGGTCGATGAGCCGGGCCAGCGTGCCTTCCGGGTCGTTCTTCAGCAGCGGCCGGTCGTCGCGCCGGCGCACGCGGCGCAGCAGCACGTCGAGCTCGGCCTTCAGCCAGACGCAGATGCCGTTGGCGGCGATGGCGGCGCGGGTGTCAGCATTCATATAGGCGCCGCCGCCGGTGGCGAGCACCATCGGCCCGGCTTCCAGTAGGCGGGCGATCACCTTTTTCTCGCCGTCGCGGAAGGCCGGCTCGCCGCGCAGGGCGAAAATCTCCGGAATGGTCATCCCCGCCGCCTGCTCGATCTCGGTATCGGCATCGGCGAAGGGCAAGGCGAGGCGGCGGGCGAGGCGCTTGCCGACCGAGGACTTGCCGGCGCCCATCATGCCGACGAGCACGACGGAGCGCGCACCCAGAAGTGCGCGCAGCCGTTCCGCCTTCTCGTCCTGTTCGGGTTCCGCCGTCATCGCCCTGCGCTCGCTCGCTCAAGCGCGGACTATCATCAGCGCGGGGGTGACGCAATGCGAGCGCGGCCCGTGCGCGCCCGTGGCGGCGCTGTAACGCTCCGTTCAGACAGAGATGGCAGGGTGAGGACGATACCGCCGGCTTCCACCGCCGCGCCGAACGGCCTTAGGATCGGCACAACCCCTTTCGAATCGTGCAGGGCCTGCTCACCATGCCGAGCCTCATTCGCCTTCTCGTCATTCTCGGCATCCTCGGTGGCATCGGCTATGGCACGCTGTGGGCGTTCGCCACGCTGGTGAAGCCGCAGATGCGCGAGATGAGCGTCGTGGTGCCGCCGGACCGGTTCGCCAAATGAGCCCGCGCGAGGCGCAGCTGTTTCTCGACATGATGGCCGCTGAACGGGGCGCCGGGGCGAACACGCTCGGCGCCTATCAGCGCGACCTCGAAGACTATGAAGGGTTCCTGGCGACGCAGGGCCGCGATATCGCGGGCGCCACCACCGCCGATCTGCGCGGCTGGCTCGCCGCGCTCTCCGCCCGCGGCCTCGCCAGCGCCAGCGTGGCGCGCAAGCTCTCCGCCGTGCGCCAGTTCCACCGCTTTCTCTATGCCGAGGGCCATCGCGGCGACGATCCCGCCGCCGTGCTGGAAGGGCCGCGCCGCAGCCGGCCGCTGCCCAAGGTGCTGTCGCAGGAGGAGGTGAGCCGTCTCATCGCCACCGCCCATGAGCGGGCGGGCGAAGCGGTGGCGAGCTTTGCTGAAGCCGCGCGGCGGGCGCGCACCGCCTGTTTCGTCGAACTTCTCTACGCGACGGGTCTGCGCGTGTCCGAACTCGCGGCGCTGCCGGCTTCGGCGGCGAATGCGCGCGGCGACGCCATCATTGTGCGCGGCAAGGGCAGTAAGGAGCGGCTGGTCCCGCTCGGTGAGCCGGCGCGCGCCGCCATGTCCGCCTATCGCGCGGCACTGGACAGGGTCGCGGCGGAGCGGGCGGGGGCGGGCGGACGCAAAGCACCGGCCGAACGCGGGCGCTGGCTTTTTCCCTCCGGCGCGGCGAGCGGGCACATTACCCGCCAGCAGGTGGCGCTGGACCTGAAAGACCTCGCTCTGGCCGCCGGGCTCGATCCGGCGCGGCTGTCGCCGCATGTGCTGCGCCACGCCTTCGCCAGCCACCTTCTGGCGCATGGGGCGGAGCTGCGCATCGTGCAGACGCTGCTCGGTCACAGCGACATTTCCACCACGCAGATCTATACCCATGTGCTCGATGAGCGGTTGAAAAGCCTGGTGCGCGACCTGCATCCGCTCAGTGAGGGCAGCGGCGATTGAGCGCAGATGCGCGCCTGCCTTGACGTCGCCACCCTCTCGGGGCAGCTTCCGCCCGATTTCGCGGGCTGTCCTTCCCGGTGGCCCCCCTTTCCCGTGAGCCGGTTCAATCATTTCCAATGCGCAGCTACCTCGATTTTGAGAAGCCCGTGGCCGAACTCGAGGCCAAGCTGGAAGAATTGCGCGCCATGGCGGCGCAGGGCGACGCGGTCGCCATTGGCGACGATATCGTGCGGCTGGAAGGCAAGGCGCGCGACGCCCTGCTCCAGCTCTACGCGAATCTCTCGCCCTCGCAGAAGACGCAGGTGGCGCGTCATCCGCTGCGCCCGCACTTCTCCGATTATGCCTCGGCGCTGTTCGAGGAGTTCGACCCGCTGGCCGGCGACCGCAAATTCGGCGACGACCACGCCATTCTCGGCGGTCTCGCCCGCTTTCGCGGCCGCGCCGTCTGCCTGATCGGGCAGGAGAAAGGCTCCAGCACCGAGACCCGCATCAAGCACAATTTCGGCATGGCGCGGCCCGAGGGCTACCGCAAGGCGGTGCGGCTGATGGAACTGGCCGACCGCTTCTCGCTTCCTGTCATTTCGCTGGTCGACACCGCCGGCGCCTTCCCCGGCCTCGACGCCGAGGAGCGCGGCCAGGCCGAGGCCATTGCCCGCTCGACCGATGCCTGCCTCTCGCTCGGCGTGCCCAATGTCGCCGTCATCATCGGTGAGGGCGGCTCCGGCGGCGCCATCGCCATCGCCACCGCCAACCGGGTGCTGATGCTGGAGCATTCGATCTACAGCGTGATCTCGCCGGAAGGCGCGGCCTCGATCCTCTGGCGCGACACTGCCAAGGCGCAGGAAGCGGCGATGAACATGAAGATCACCGCGCAGGACCTGCTCCGTTTCCACGTCATCGATTCCGTGATTCCCGAGCCCCCTGGCGGCGCCCATCGCGACCCCGAGGCGGCGATGCGGGCGACGGGCGATGCCATCGAGGCCGCGCTCGGGGAACTCGACGGGATGGAGCCGGCGGCGCTGCGCAAGGCCCGCCGCGAGAAGTTCCTGGCCATCGGCCGCAATCTCTGAGCGGATACGGGCGCGCGCCGAAGCGATCCCCTCGCCGGGCTGTGATCGACGGTGATGCGCGGCGGGATTGCGCCGACCCCGGACGCGGTATAACGCTTGGCGCGGGCGCCTTGTGCGCTGCGGTTTCGGGGAGATACCGGGGTTGAGGTTTCAGGCCATTTCGAGCCTCTCGCGTCAGGCGCGTGACCGGGGACTCGGTGCGCGCTGGCGCGCGGCCCTATTGGCCGGCTGCACCGCGCTGGTGCTGGCCGGCTGCAATGGCGGCGACAGTTCCTCGCCCATGTCGAAGGCGAGCAAGAGCCTCTCCCCGCAGACTCTGGCGCTGATCGACCAGAAGGGCATGACCAAGTCGAGCCCGATCGTGGTGCGGATCTTCAAGGAGGAATCCGAGCTCGAAGTCTGGAAGGAAACCACCAGCGGCGAGTATGCGCTGCTGAAGACCTACCCGATCTGCCGCTGGTCCGGCGAATTGGGGCCGAAGGTGAAGGAGGGCGACCGGCAGGCGCCGGAGGGTTTCTACGCCATCACCCCCGGCCAGATGAACCCGAATTCCAGCTATTACCTCGCCTTCGACCTTGGCTTTCCCAATGCCTATGACCGCGCCTGGGGCCGCTCCGGCAGCAATCTGATGGTGCATGGCGACTGCTCCTCGCGCGGCTGCTACGCCATGACCGACGAGCAGGTGCAGGAGATTTTCGCGCTCGGCCGCGAGAGCTTCTATGGCGGGCAGCGCTCCTTCCAGGTGCAGGCCTATCCGTTCCGCATGACGACGGACAATCTGGTCCGCCACCGCAACAACCCGAATCTCGCCTTCTGGAAGATGCTGAAGGAAGGCAGCGACGTGTTCGAGATCACCAAGGCGCCGCCAAAGGTGGATTATTGCGGCAAGCGCTATGTGTTCAACGCCACGCCGGTCGACCCGAACCAGAAGCTGCAGGCGAGCCTTCCCTGCCCGGACTACACGATGCCGGAGGGGCTGGAGGAAGAAGTCGCCGCCCGGCAGAAGGAGGTCAGCACCAAGATCGCCAGCGCCGGCGCGCTGCAGCCCGTCGCCCCGGTCAAAACCGGCAAGGATGGCGGCATGCATAAGGTGTTCCTCGCCAAGCTGGAAAACCCCGAACTGTCCGCGCCCGGTTCGCTGCCGCCGGTGGTGAAGCCGCCAGGCAGCGATTATGGAGTTTCGACCACGGAGCCGGCGCCGGCGGAGAGCATCGCGCTCGCCACCGCCGATACGGTGACCGAGGCCGCCGCCGTTCCGCTGCCGGCGCCGCGTCCGGACGATGCGCCGGGCGGGCCGCGCCTCGCCGTTGCCGCCGCCGCCCCCAGCACGGGTGGGTTCTTCGACAATCTTTTCGGCGGGCTGACGTCTGCGCCGACCACTTCCGCGCCGCCGGCCGTGGCTGCAGCGACGCCCGCTTCGGCGCCGACCCCGCCGCAGGCCGGCGGCTCGCCGTCTGCCGACGTTCAAGCCCGGCCGGCTGAGCGGGCGCCGCTGCCGCAGCTGGCCGCGCTCGATGCCGGCAGCAATGGCGGCTTTCTCGACAGCCTAAAGAACCTGTTCGGCGGCAGCGCGCCGCCGGCAGAGACGGCCCCGGCGGCCGAGCCGATCGCCGACGTGCCGGTTCCGCCCGTCCGGCCGCCCGTGCCGCGCCAGGCGGCGGCGCCGCAGGCGGCAACGCGGGCGAACCCGCCGGCGCCTGCCGCCGCCGCTTCGGCTCCTTCGGTGGTGTCGTCCGGCTCTGCGACGACGCCCGGCACGGTTCAGACCCTCCCGGGTGCTGCCGGCATTCTGGCGCCGGGTAGCTTCTCAGCGGTTCAGTAAGGTCCCGAAAGGGATTCAGGCGAGCGGGGTGCTGTGGGCGCTGGCGACCCGCCAGCCCGTGGCTTCGTTCCGCCATACCCGCGTGAAGCGCAGCCTTGCCTCGAAGGGCGCTCCGCCCGCCGTCCCAGTGGCATCGGCGCGCAGCACCGCGAGCACCAGCCCGGGCGCGAGATGGCTGATCCGATAGTCGGAAAAGGTCAGCCGCTCCAGCCGGAAAGCACCGGTGCGGTGCAGGTCGAGATCGTCCTCTTTGCTCAGTACATGGCCGAACTGGTTGACGAAGACCAGATCGTCGGCCAGCAGCGCGTCGAGCGCGGCGACATCGCCCGCGAGAGCGGCGTCGCGCAGCCGCTGTTCGGCGGCGGCGACGCGATGCAGGTCGTCATTTCGATCGCCCTGCGCCCCGTCACCCATCGCTCCGCCTCAGACGAACTTGCCGTGGCAGTGCTTGTATTTCAGGCCCGAACCGCAGGGGCAGGCCTCATTGCGGCCGACCCGACCCCAGGTCGAGGGGTCATTGGGGTCACGGTTCGGCGTCGCCGCGTCGAAAGCCGGGGCCAGCGTCGCCGCCGCGGCAATCTCGGCGTCGGCGAGCGCGAACTCGTCCTCGCCGGTCGCCGCGTCGATATGGTGCGGCGCCATGGGCGGCATCTCGTCGGTCTGCGGCGCGGCCATCACCTCGACGCGCATCAGCTGGGCGGTGACCGCCTCGCGCAGATTGGCGAGCATAGCCTCGAACAGCTGGAAGGCTTCCGACTTGTACTCGTTCAGCGGGTCGCGCTGGGCATAACCGCGCAGGCCGATGACCTGGCGCAGATGATCGAGCGTCACCAGATGCTCGCGCCAGAGGTGGTCCAGCGTCTGCAAGAGGATCGACTTCTCGACATAGCGCATGATGTCGGGGCCGTATTTGGCCGCCTTAAGCGCCATCGCTTCATCGGCCCGGCGCTGCACGCGCTCGCGCATCTCCTCGTCGGCGATGCCTTCCTCGGCCGCCCATTCCTTGACCGGCAGGTCGAGGCCGAGCACGCGCTGCAGCTGCTCGTCAAGGCCGTCCGTGTCCCACTGCTCGGGATAGGCATTGGGCGGCACATGCTTGGTGACGATGTCCTCGATGACGCCATGGCGCATTTCGGCGACCGTCTCGGCGACGTCCTCGTCCTGCATCAGTTCCACGCGCTGCTCGAACACCACCTTGCGCTGGTCGTTCATCACGTCGTCGTATTTCAGCAGGTTCTTGCGGATGTCGTAATTGCGCGCCTCGACCTTCTGCTGCGCCTTTTCCAGCGCGCGGTTGATCCAAGGATGGACGATCGCCTCGCCCTCCTTGAGGCCGAGCTTCTGTAGCATGCCGTCGAGCCGGTCCGACCCGAAGATGCGCATCAGGTCGTCTTCCAGCGACAGGAAGAAGTGCGAGTGGCCGGGGTCGCCCTGGCGGCCGGAGCGGCCGCGCAGCTGGTTGTCGATGCGCCGGCTCTCATGGCGTTCGGTGCCGATGACGTAGAGCCCGCCCGCTTCCAGCGCCTTCGCCTTCAGCTTGGCGATCTCGTCGCGGATGCGGGCTTCGGCGGCGGCGCGTTCCTCGCCCTCCGGCATGTCGCCGAGTTCGTGGCTGATGCGCATCTCGGCATTGCCACCGAGCTGGATGTCGGTGCCGCGGCCGGCCATGTTGGTGGCGATGGTAACGGCGCCGGGCACGCCGGCCTGGCTGACGATGTAGGATTCCTGCTCATGGTGGCGGGCGTTCAGCACCGCGAACACCTTGTCGTCCGCCGTGCCCTGATCGCCGTCATAGAGCGGGCGGAAGGCGTCGGGGTCGGAGAAGTCCTTCTGCTTGAAGCCGCGCTGCTTCAGCAGTTCGGCCAGAAGCTCAGATTTCTCGATCGAGGTGGTGCCCACCAGCACGGGCTGGCCGCGGGTCTTGCAGTCGGTGATGAGGTCGATGATGGCGTTATATTTCTCGCCCGCCGTCCGATAGACTTCGTCATCGTCGTCGATGCGCTGCACCGGCAGGTTGGTCGGGATCTCGACCACTTCGAGATTGTAGATGTCCTGGAATTCCGCCGCTTCGGTATTGGCCGTGCCGGTCATGCCGGCCAGCTTCTCATACATGCGGAAATAGTTCTGGAAGGTGATGGAGGCCAGCGTCTGGTTCTCAGGCTGGACCTGCACCCGCTCCTTGGCTTCCAAAGCCTGGTGGAGACCTTCCGAATAGCGCCGGCCCGGCATCATGCGGCCGGTGAACTCGTCGATGATGACGACTTCGCCGTTGCGGACGATGTAGTCCTTGTCGCGCTGGAACAGCGAGTGCGCGCGCAGCGCCTGATTGACGTGGTGGACCACCGAGACGTTCTCGATGTCGTACAGGCTCTCGCCCTTGAGAATGCCGGCGTCGCGCAGCAGGGTCTCGATCTTCTCCATGCCGGCTTCGGTCATGGCGACGGAGCGCTGCTTCTCGTCGACCTCGTAGTCTTCCTTCGACAGCTTCGGGATGTAAGTGTCGATGGTGTTATAGAAATCCGAGCGGTCGTCGAGCGGGCCGGAAATGATGAGCGGCGTGCGCGCCTCGTCGACCAGGATGGAGTCCACCTCGTCGACCACGGCGTAGAAGTGCGGGCGCTGCACCATCTGGTTCAGCTCGTACTTCATGTTGTCGCGCAGATAATCGAAGCCGAGCTCGTTATTCGTGGCGTAGGTGACATCGCAGGCATAGGCCGCGCGGCGCTCATTGTCGTCCATGCCGTGATGGATGATGCCGACGGTGAGGCCGAGGAAGCGATAGACTCGCCCCATCCATTCGGCGTCGCGCTTGGCGAGGTAGTCGTTGACGGTGACGACGTGGACGCCCTTGCCGGTCAACGCGTTGAGATAGACCGGGGAGGTAGCCACCAGCGTCTTGCCTTCGCCGGTGCGCATCTCGGCGATGCCGCGCTCATGCAGCACCATGCCGCCGATCAGCTGCACGTCGAAATGCCGCTGCCCGAGCGCCCGGCGCGCGGCCTCGCGCACCGTGGCGAAGGCGGGGACTAGCAAATCGTCGAGGCTCGCGCCCTTGGCCAGCTGCTCGCGGAAGGCAATGGTGCGGGCGCGCAGCGCCTCGTCGGAGAGCGCCTTGACCTCGGGTTCGAGCGCGTTGATGGCCGCGATCTTGGGCTGGTAACCGCGCACGCGGCGGTCATTGGCCGATCCGAAGAGCTTTCGCGCGAGAGCGCCGAACATGAGACTTCCAATCCGAGTCCGCCAAGGGCAGGTGTCGGACGGGCGGTGACGGGCCGCCACGTCCTCTTGAGCAAGCTGCGGGCGCGAACGCGCGGGCTGAAGCCTCATCGAGACGCCATTTGCGGCCGAAATGGGTCTTCAGGGCCGGGCCGCCGCGAACGGCTTGCGGGTTCTTGGCTCACATAAGCGCGAGTGCCGGCGAGAACCCGCACCGCGTGCCACACTTATGAACGGGTTTGGGGGTTGTCAATCGCAGGCCGGACGACAGTTTCGCCGATCAGCGGGCGGTCGCGCAGGTAGCCCATGCCACCGGCGCGCAAGCGGCGAAATATCCGGCGTTGGCCATCATACCGGCTTGCAACCTGTGCCGTGCTGGGCCAGCTTTCGCGGCCCACGCGGCCAAACCGAATTGAGGAACGTTCCATGACCCGTCATTTCCCGCTCGCCGCGCCCAAGGCGTCCGCTCGCGCCGTCGCCGGCC comes from Ancylobacter polymorphus and encodes:
- the aroB gene encoding 3-dehydroquinate synthase yields the protein MNKQATPLAADRTQLSVGLGDRSYDIVIGPGLLAEAGARIAALRPGARIGIVTDSNVADRHLGVVEASLREAGLTPTPILVEPGEKSKCFAVFEQVVDALLAARIERRDLVLALGGGVVGDLAGFAAAALRRGVDFVQAPTSLLAQVDSSVGGKTGINSRHGKNLVGAFHQPILVLADTGALDTLPLREFRSGYAEVAKYGLIDNAPFFGWLERRWEAVFRGGAERIEAIATSCASKAAVVSRDEKETGDRALLNLGHTFGHALEAGAGFSQRLLHGEAVAVGMAQAFRFSAAQGLCATADAERVEAHLRTVGLPTRIADIPGALPDTDGLMDLIAQDKKVSRGALTFILARGIGQSYIARDVDPAQLRAFLEEERRGR
- a CDS encoding shikimate kinase; protein product: MTAEPEQDEKAERLRALLGARSVVLVGMMGAGKSSVGKRLARRLALPFADADTEIEQAAGMTIPEIFALRGEPAFRDGEKKVIARLLEAGPMVLATGGGAYMNADTRAAIAANGICVWLKAELDVLLRRVRRRDDRPLLKNDPEGTLARLIDQRYPVYAGADLTVVSHDVPQEVMVDTVIEALIGHLAVPGSGDET
- a CDS encoding site-specific tyrosine recombinase XerD, giving the protein MSPREAQLFLDMMAAERGAGANTLGAYQRDLEDYEGFLATQGRDIAGATTADLRGWLAALSARGLASASVARKLSAVRQFHRFLYAEGHRGDDPAAVLEGPRRSRPLPKVLSQEEVSRLIATAHERAGEAVASFAEAARRARTACFVELLYATGLRVSELAALPASAANARGDAIIVRGKGSKERLVPLGEPARAAMSAYRAALDRVAAERAGAGGRKAPAERGRWLFPSGAASGHITRQQVALDLKDLALAAGLDPARLSPHVLRHAFASHLLAHGAELRIVQTLLGHSDISTTQIYTHVLDERLKSLVRDLHPLSEGSGD
- a CDS encoding acetyl-CoA carboxylase carboxyltransferase subunit alpha, whose product is MRSYLDFEKPVAELEAKLEELRAMAAQGDAVAIGDDIVRLEGKARDALLQLYANLSPSQKTQVARHPLRPHFSDYASALFEEFDPLAGDRKFGDDHAILGGLARFRGRAVCLIGQEKGSSTETRIKHNFGMARPEGYRKAVRLMELADRFSLPVISLVDTAGAFPGLDAEERGQAEAIARSTDACLSLGVPNVAVIIGEGGSGGAIAIATANRVLMLEHSIYSVISPEGAASILWRDTAKAQEAAMNMKITAQDLLRFHVIDSVIPEPPGGAHRDPEAAMRATGDAIEAALGELDGMEPAALRKARREKFLAIGRNL
- a CDS encoding L,D-transpeptidase family protein, with product MRFQAISSLSRQARDRGLGARWRAALLAGCTALVLAGCNGGDSSSPMSKASKSLSPQTLALIDQKGMTKSSPIVVRIFKEESELEVWKETTSGEYALLKTYPICRWSGELGPKVKEGDRQAPEGFYAITPGQMNPNSSYYLAFDLGFPNAYDRAWGRSGSNLMVHGDCSSRGCYAMTDEQVQEIFALGRESFYGGQRSFQVQAYPFRMTTDNLVRHRNNPNLAFWKMLKEGSDVFEITKAPPKVDYCGKRYVFNATPVDPNQKLQASLPCPDYTMPEGLEEEVAARQKEVSTKIASAGALQPVAPVKTGKDGGMHKVFLAKLENPELSAPGSLPPVVKPPGSDYGVSTTEPAPAESIALATADTVTEAAAVPLPAPRPDDAPGGPRLAVAAAAPSTGGFFDNLFGGLTSAPTTSAPPAVAAATPASAPTPPQAGGSPSADVQARPAERAPLPQLAALDAGSNGGFLDSLKNLFGGSAPPAETAPAAEPIADVPVPPVRPPVPRQAAAPQAATRANPPAPAAAASAPSVVSSGSATTPGTVQTLPGAAGILAPGSFSAVQ
- a CDS encoding nuclear transport factor 2 family protein; translation: MGDGAQGDRNDDLHRVAAAEQRLRDAALAGDVAALDALLADDLVFVNQFGHVLSKEDDLDLHRTGAFRLERLTFSDYRISHLAPGLVLAVLRADATGTAGGAPFEARLRFTRVWRNEATGWRVASAHSTPLA
- the secA gene encoding preprotein translocase subunit SecA — encoded protein: MFGALARKLFGSANDRRVRGYQPKIAAINALEPEVKALSDEALRARTIAFREQLAKGASLDDLLVPAFATVREAARRALGQRHFDVQLIGGMVLHERGIAEMRTGEGKTLVATSPVYLNALTGKGVHVVTVNDYLAKRDAEWMGRVYRFLGLTVGIIHHGMDDNERRAAYACDVTYATNNELGFDYLRDNMKYELNQMVQRPHFYAVVDEVDSILVDEARTPLIISGPLDDRSDFYNTIDTYIPKLSKEDYEVDEKQRSVAMTEAGMEKIETLLRDAGILKGESLYDIENVSVVHHVNQALRAHSLFQRDKDYIVRNGEVVIIDEFTGRMMPGRRYSEGLHQALEAKERVQVQPENQTLASITFQNYFRMYEKLAGMTGTANTEAAEFQDIYNLEVVEIPTNLPVQRIDDDDEVYRTAGEKYNAIIDLITDCKTRGQPVLVGTTSIEKSELLAELLKQRGFKQKDFSDPDAFRPLYDGDQGTADDKVFAVLNARHHEQESYIVSQAGVPGAVTIATNMAGRGTDIQLGGNAEMRISHELGDMPEGEERAAAEARIRDEIAKLKAKALEAGGLYVIGTERHESRRIDNQLRGRSGRQGDPGHSHFFLSLEDDLMRIFGSDRLDGMLQKLGLKEGEAIVHPWINRALEKAQQKVEARNYDIRKNLLKYDDVMNDQRKVVFEQRVELMQDEDVAETVAEMRHGVIEDIVTKHVPPNAYPEQWDTDGLDEQLQRVLGLDLPVKEWAAEEGIADEEMRERVQRRADEAMALKAAKYGPDIMRYVEKSILLQTLDHLWREHLVTLDHLRQVIGLRGYAQRDPLNEYKSEAFQLFEAMLANLREAVTAQLMRVEVMAAPQTDEMPPMAPHHIDAATGEDEFALADAEIAAAATLAPAFDAATPNRDPNDPSTWGRVGRNEACPCGSGLKYKHCHGKFV